One segment of Rubripirellula amarantea DNA contains the following:
- a CDS encoding DUF1559 domain-containing protein — translation MTRNRSRVSGFTLVELLVVIAIIGVLVGLLLPAVQAAREAARRMSCSNNFKQIGIGLHNYHAAFKQIPQQQSGPANNGGWEFDITRTKVQMQNSFLVGLLPFVEQQGLWEQISNPMSKDSTGLDLPPAEAYAAYGPVHDADDNQNGTGPGGRKYIPWLTEIPMFRCPSDPGSGLPAQGRTNYGACMGDAIHRGTTGPLNAPYWNYVDNGGRSSEARAACRGFFVARSAMKFRDIIDGLSNTIACGEIVTDIGDRDVRTNAMLDDSMDQAVPTLNLWKQSVDLERPRFWSDGVAPNPTAPTIACQGNWTDRFGRGYMWASGFALYSGCQTIRPPNSGLTIDGAAGGNAWFAGYREGVCPMGSRHQGGAHVLMGDGAVVFMTDSVDAGQLDSDVVPVRMGNVAPAPVPGSKSPYGLWGALGTRASRETIEEQLNQ, via the coding sequence ATGACTCGTAATCGTTCACGCGTATCCGGTTTCACGTTGGTGGAACTATTAGTTGTTATCGCCATCATCGGCGTATTGGTTGGTCTGCTCTTACCTGCTGTTCAAGCTGCTCGCGAAGCTGCCCGCCGCATGAGCTGCAGCAACAATTTCAAACAAATCGGAATCGGTCTCCACAACTACCACGCTGCCTTCAAACAAATCCCGCAGCAACAATCTGGTCCTGCCAACAATGGCGGATGGGAGTTCGATATCACTCGCACAAAAGTGCAAATGCAGAACAGTTTCCTTGTGGGACTTTTGCCTTTCGTAGAACAACAAGGTCTTTGGGAACAAATCTCCAACCCAATGTCGAAGGACTCAACTGGTTTGGACCTACCTCCTGCGGAGGCTTACGCTGCCTACGGTCCGGTTCACGATGCTGACGACAACCAGAACGGCACTGGCCCCGGCGGTCGGAAGTACATTCCTTGGTTGACCGAGATCCCCATGTTCCGTTGTCCTAGCGACCCCGGTTCGGGACTGCCTGCTCAAGGCCGCACCAACTACGGTGCTTGCATGGGTGACGCGATTCACCGTGGAACTACCGGTCCTCTGAACGCACCATATTGGAACTATGTCGATAACGGCGGACGTTCATCTGAAGCTCGCGCAGCATGCCGTGGGTTCTTCGTCGCTCGCAGCGCAATGAAGTTCCGCGATATCATCGACGGTCTATCCAACACCATCGCGTGTGGCGAAATCGTAACTGACATCGGCGACCGCGACGTTCGTACCAATGCAATGCTTGATGATTCGATGGACCAAGCTGTTCCAACGCTCAACCTTTGGAAGCAGTCTGTCGATCTTGAGCGTCCTCGATTCTGGAGCGACGGTGTTGCTCCGAACCCAACCGCTCCAACGATCGCATGCCAGGGTAACTGGACCGACCGATTCGGTCGTGGTTACATGTGGGCATCTGGTTTCGCTCTTTACAGCGGTTGCCAAACGATCCGTCCACCAAACTCAGGTTTGACCATTGATGGTGCTGCGGGTGGAAACGCTTGGTTCGCAGGTTACCGCGAAGGCGTTTGCCCGATGGGCAGCCGTCACCAAGGTGGTGCTCACGTCCTGATGGGCGACGGAGCCGTGGTCTTTATGACCGACTCGGTCGATGCGGGCCAACTTGATTCCGACGTTGTTCCCGTTCGCATGGGCAATGTTGCACCTGCACCAGTCCCAGGTTCCAAGAGCCCTTATGGCCTTTGGGGTGCCCTGGGTACGCGTGCTAGTCGCGAAACCATCGAAGAACAATTGAATCAGTAG
- a CDS encoding DUF1559 domain-containing protein, which produces MIQNRSRNYGFTLVELLVVIAIIGVLVGLLLPAVQAAREAARRMSCSNNFKQIGIGLHNYHAAFKQIPQQQSGPANNGGWEFTITRTKVQMQNSFLVGLLPFVEQQGLWEQISNPMSKDSTGLDLPPAEAYAAYGPVHDADDNQNGTGPGGRKYIPWLTEIPMFRCPSDPGSGLPAQGRTNYGACMGDAIHRGTTGPLNSPYWNYVDNGGRSSEARAACRGFFVARSEMKFRDIIDGLSNTIACGEIVTDIGDRDVRTNAMLDDSMDQAVPTLNLWKQSVDLERPRFWSDGVAPNPTAPTIACQGNWTDRFGRGYMWASGFALYSGCQTIRPPNSGLTIDGAAGSSAWFAGYREGVCPMGSRHQGGAHVLMGDGAVVFMTDSVDAGKLDSDVVPVRNGNVAPAPVAGSKSPYGLWGALGTRASRETIEEQLNQ; this is translated from the coding sequence ATGATTCAAAATCGTTCGCGCAACTACGGTTTCACCTTGGTGGAATTGTTGGTTGTAATCGCCATCATTGGCGTTTTGGTTGGCCTTCTTCTGCCAGCCGTCCAAGCTGCTCGTGAAGCCGCTCGTCGTATGAGCTGCAGCAACAATTTCAAACAAATTGGCATCGGTCTTCACAACTATCACGCTGCTTTCAAGCAAATCCCTCAGCAACAATCTGGGCCAGCGAACAACGGCGGATGGGAATTCACCATCACTCGCACGAAAGTGCAAATGCAGAACAGTTTCCTTGTGGGACTTCTGCCTTTCGTAGAACAACAAGGTCTTTGGGAACAAATCTCCAACCCAATGTCGAAGGACTCAACTGGTTTGGACCTACCTCCTGCGGAGGCTTACGCTGCCTACGGCCCGGTTCACGATGCTGACGACAACCAGAACGGCACTGGCCCCGGCGGTCGGAAGTACATTCCTTGGTTGACCGAGATCCCGATGTTCCGTTGTCCTAGCGACCCCGGTTCGGGACTGCCTGCTCAAGGCCGTACCAACTACGGTGCTTGCATGGGTGACGCGATTCACCGTGGAACCACCGGTCCTCTGAACTCGCCTTATTGGAACTATGTCGATAACGGCGGCCGTTCATCTGAAGCTCGCGCAGCATGCCGTGGGTTCTTCGTCGCTCGCAGCGAAATGAAGTTCCGCGATATCATCGACGGTCTATCCAACACCATCGCGTGTGGCGAAATCGTAACTGACATCGGCGACCGCGACGTTCGTACCAATGCAATGCTTGATGATTCGATGGACCAAGCTGTTCCAACGCTCAACCTTTGGAAGCAGTCTGTCGATCTTGAGCGTCCTCGATTCTGGAGCGACGGTGTTGCTCCGAACCCAACCGCTCCAACGATCGCATGCCAGGGTAACTGGACCGACCGATTCGGTCGTGGTTACATGTGGGCATCTGGTTTCGCTCTTTACAGCGGTTGCCAAACGATCCGTCCACCAAACTCAGGTTTGACCATCGACGGTGCTGCTGGCTCGAGCGCTTGGTTTGCAGGTTACCGCGAAGGCGTTTGCCCAATGGGTAGCCGTCACCAAGGTGGTGCTCACGTCCTGATGGGCGACGGAGCCGTAGTCTTCATGACCGACTCGGTCGATGCGGGCAAGCTGGATTCCGACGTCGTTCCTGTTCGAAATGGCAACGTTGCACCAGCACCAGTCGCAGGTTCCAAGAGCCCTTACGGCCTTTGGGGTGCCCTGGGTACGCGTGCCAGCCGCGAAACCATCGAAGAACAATTGAATCAGTAG
- the recA gene encoding recombinase RecA, whose protein sequence is MAKKKAATTASKGKVDPALKEMLTREPGLKTTLEQIEKAFGDGAIMPLGANHNFVIEGIPTGSLSLDMALGGQGLPRGRMIEIFGPESSGKTTLALHVGAEAQKRGGIAAIIDAEHAFDPSWAKKLGVELDTLLVSQPSSGEEAMQICEMLVKSNAVDVIIIDSVAALVPKKELEGEIGDSHVGLQARLMSQSMRKLTGAISKSKCVVIFINQIREKVGVMFGSPETTPGGRALKFYCSCRIDVRRIGALKDGEEQVGQRVKAKIVKNKVAPPFRIAEFDMMHNNGISYEGDLLDLGVTHKIVTRSGSWFKHGETYLGQGKEKARNFLIENTDLTEQIKDEIMAAGGYAEIVESDDAEAAEGKSDEMSEAELSNS, encoded by the coding sequence ATGGCCAAGAAGAAAGCAGCTACTACCGCATCAAAGGGCAAGGTCGATCCAGCGCTTAAAGAAATGCTCACTCGGGAACCTGGTCTGAAAACGACGCTGGAACAAATCGAGAAAGCATTTGGCGATGGTGCCATCATGCCCTTGGGTGCCAATCACAATTTCGTCATCGAAGGAATTCCCACGGGCAGCCTTTCGCTTGACATGGCCCTCGGCGGACAAGGCCTTCCACGAGGCCGCATGATTGAGATCTTTGGCCCAGAGTCGAGCGGTAAAACCACTCTTGCTCTTCACGTCGGTGCAGAGGCTCAGAAGCGAGGCGGAATCGCCGCTATCATCGATGCTGAACACGCATTTGACCCAAGTTGGGCTAAGAAACTGGGCGTCGAACTCGATACGCTTTTGGTGAGCCAACCAAGTAGTGGTGAAGAAGCGATGCAAATCTGCGAGATGCTCGTCAAGAGTAACGCAGTCGATGTCATCATCATTGACTCGGTGGCCGCTTTGGTTCCTAAGAAGGAATTGGAAGGTGAAATCGGCGATAGCCACGTTGGCTTGCAAGCTCGCTTGATGAGCCAATCCATGCGAAAGCTGACCGGAGCGATCTCCAAGAGCAAATGCGTGGTGATCTTCATTAACCAGATTCGCGAAAAGGTCGGTGTGATGTTCGGCAGCCCCGAAACCACGCCTGGTGGACGAGCCCTCAAGTTCTACTGTTCCTGCCGGATTGATGTCCGCCGTATCGGTGCTTTGAAAGATGGCGAAGAACAAGTCGGTCAACGCGTCAAAGCCAAGATCGTCAAGAACAAGGTCGCTCCTCCGTTCCGGATCGCCGAGTTTGACATGATGCACAACAACGGCATCAGCTACGAAGGTGACCTGTTGGATTTGGGGGTAACTCACAAGATCGTCACTCGTAGCGGTTCGTGGTTCAAGCACGGGGAGACCTACCTTGGCCAAGGCAAAGAGAAGGCTCGCAACTTCCTGATTGAAAACACCGACCTCACCGAGCAAATCAAGGATGAGATCATGGCTGCTGGTGGTTACGCTGAAATCGTGGAAAGCGATGATGCAGAAGCGGCTGAGGGAAAGAGTGACGAAATGAGCGAGGCTGAACTCAGCAACAGCTAA
- a CDS encoding DUF1559 domain-containing protein, translated as MSRKHSRTSGFTLVELLVVIAIIGVLVGLLLPAVQAAREAARRMSCSNNFKQIGIGLHNYHAAFKQMPTQMSGPARIGSWEHETRHDSVMMSNSFLVGLLPFVEQQGLWERISNPDNQAVNGQPPLPTPFPAYGPHHDTDPDGGGKTNAGGRAYVPWLTEIPMFRCPSDPGSGLPAQGRTNYGASMGDAIHKMNSGTIGCNWANSTCNWLYSYGDDQDANSDARAAARGFFVARTEMKFRDIIDGLSNTIACGEIVTDIGDRDVRTNANLQADLSTDRNNWGANIPDLNIWKTMVDLERPRFWSDGVAPNPTSPVIACPGDWRDRYGRGYMWANGGAYNSGVQTIRPPNSACSLAGAGPNAWYAGHLEGVCPPGSRHQGGAHVMMGDGAVVFMTDSVDCGGLDSGVVPVRNQNETLDPTYPRAGSKSPYGLWGALGTRASRETIEEQLNQ; from the coding sequence ATGAGTCGTAAGCACTCACGAACCTCCGGTTTCACCTTGGTGGAACTGTTGGTTGTCATCGCCATCATCGGCGTGTTGGTTGGCCTTTTGTTGCCAGCCGTTCAAGCTGCCCGTGAAGCGGCCCGCCGCATGAGCTGCAGCAACAATTTCAAGCAGATTGGTATTGGTCTTCACAATTACCACGCTGCGTTCAAGCAAATGCCCACTCAAATGTCGGGTCCTGCTCGCATTGGTTCGTGGGAACACGAAACTCGTCATGACTCGGTCATGATGTCCAACAGTTTCCTTGTTGGTCTATTGCCGTTCGTTGAGCAGCAAGGTCTGTGGGAGCGAATTTCGAATCCCGACAACCAAGCCGTCAATGGTCAACCGCCATTGCCGACGCCATTTCCGGCCTACGGTCCTCACCACGATACCGATCCTGATGGTGGCGGTAAGACCAATGCCGGTGGACGTGCTTACGTGCCATGGCTGACTGAGATTCCAATGTTCCGTTGTCCTAGTGACCCCGGTTCAGGTCTGCCAGCTCAAGGTCGTACCAACTACGGTGCCTCCATGGGTGACGCGATTCACAAGATGAATTCCGGAACCATCGGATGTAACTGGGCGAACTCGACTTGCAACTGGTTGTACAGCTACGGCGACGACCAAGATGCCAACTCGGATGCTCGCGCAGCCGCCCGAGGTTTCTTCGTCGCTCGAACTGAAATGAAGTTCCGTGACATCATCGACGGTCTGTCCAACACGATCGCTTGCGGTGAAATCGTCACTGACATCGGTGACCGTGACGTTCGTACCAACGCGAACTTGCAAGCCGACCTGTCGACGGACCGTAACAACTGGGGAGCCAACATTCCTGACTTGAACATCTGGAAGACCATGGTTGACCTTGAGCGTCCGCGTTTCTGGAGCGACGGTGTGGCTCCTAACCCGACGTCCCCTGTGATCGCATGTCCTGGAGACTGGCGAGATCGTTATGGTCGTGGTTACATGTGGGCCAACGGTGGAGCGTACAACTCGGGCGTTCAAACCATTCGTCCGCCAAACTCGGCTTGTAGCTTGGCCGGAGCGGGTCCGAATGCTTGGTACGCCGGTCACCTCGAAGGCGTTTGCCCTCCCGGTAGTCGTCACCAAGGTGGTGCTCACGTGATGATGGGCGACGGAGCGGTTGTGTTCATGACCGACTCAGTTGACTGTGGTGGTTTGGATTCAGGCGTGGTGCCAGTTCGTAACCAAAACGAAACGCTGGACCCAACTTACCCACGTGCGGGTAGCAAGAGTCCTTACGGTTTATGGGGTGCTTTGGGTACTCGTGCTAGTCGCGAAACCATCGAAGAGCAACTCAACCAGTAG
- a CDS encoding DEAD/DEAH box helicase gives MAKIRLATPSLIDRLQRGKLSMDLMSDDAISAFGILVGEAIERLVDRHNESLDKQAAMMSVDGPTFSQVDHRMQFDFRVKGNRQKTVECQIEIHEQANEDGEEKSFDSLLDTAFEASPSCTCDIFLEQHTCQHTLASSWLLQEQLARRGAAEVFEFLGELKVDTVNSGRELVGEILGLAEESNRTVEASEETQLQWRIGLPNSRYYSPISINAYEQKPRKNRKGWTKGREVRSYDLLRRDFSGNLRDGRIAALVAKPSYSFEEDHYAEFQALEALVGHENVTWDDVDATPIEVFAAELTLTLVPVEVEGEEESSPENDVVLANEETAKSNLRFRPQLEVAGIRVNVEDCEVILGHSSPVDPLVILVDTKGNRMVICHLRDPKATRMIQYLVRSDLKDTLLDAEAAAKFSVGSSTVDTLIRVNLPPQLAGPIEPVEAELVMELRPRPGAGLSLAIGMHDPRFRQLAVPGEAPDTVPCLTDLGPVRLQRDLKSELDRTSAVVQKFALDALASDGHFRWVATSDEIALDLLAALYQAGEEAPRLIWPEGESLKVRGEITPSALRVQIEDRRDWFGLGGTVSLDGREIPLEQLLAAVRDNRSLVQVGDREFSKISDAFRKRLQQLGDTVVNDRGEMKIADAAVPSVVELFGEDVSIEATARWHASIAKLESLADWNPDKPAGLDATLRDYQLEGYQWLARLAAWGVGGVLADDMGLGKTVQTLAALIERGPDGPALVVAPTSVGDNWVREAMRFAPSLNAHLYRDADRKKLVKSAGDHDIIIVSYQLLQRDAEIFATRTWNTLVLDEAQFVKNSQTKTARAVRAINANWRLGLSGTPLENHLGELWSLFRTLSPGLLGSWDRFRNRFADPIERHKDDERRQSLSRLVRPFILRRTKDKVLKELPPRTEITLQAELSKGERKLYEDARVAALAELSGAANNESGAAGQQRIRTLAWLTRLRQLSCHPRLVESSWKKSSAKMDLFVSLVQELREGNHRALVFSQFVKHLKLIREALDEAGVTYQYLDGATPAKERSRRVDAFQDGEGDLFLISLKAGGTGLNLTAADYVLHLDPWWNPAVEDQATDRAHRIGQERPVTVYRLVSAGTIEEQILELHADKRKLVAGILDGTDYAGKMDTAELIDLIREGAGE, from the coding sequence TTGGCCAAGATTCGGCTCGCAACGCCATCATTGATCGACCGTTTGCAACGTGGAAAACTCAGTATGGATTTGATGTCCGATGACGCCATTAGCGCCTTTGGAATTTTGGTCGGAGAAGCCATTGAACGGCTAGTCGATCGACATAACGAATCGTTGGATAAACAGGCGGCCATGATGTCGGTTGATGGTCCAACGTTCTCGCAGGTCGATCACCGAATGCAATTTGATTTCCGAGTCAAAGGAAATCGGCAAAAGACAGTCGAATGCCAGATCGAAATTCACGAACAGGCAAACGAGGATGGCGAGGAAAAGAGCTTCGATTCGCTTCTCGATACCGCCTTCGAGGCGAGTCCTTCCTGCACGTGCGATATCTTCCTGGAACAACACACCTGCCAACACACCCTGGCGTCGTCCTGGTTATTGCAAGAACAACTTGCCCGCCGAGGTGCTGCTGAAGTATTCGAATTTCTTGGCGAACTGAAAGTCGACACTGTTAATTCAGGTCGTGAACTCGTGGGCGAGATCCTTGGCTTAGCGGAAGAGTCCAACCGCACCGTCGAAGCCTCTGAAGAAACACAATTGCAGTGGCGGATCGGTCTTCCCAATTCACGTTACTACAGCCCCATTTCGATCAACGCCTACGAGCAGAAACCCAGAAAGAACCGCAAGGGTTGGACGAAGGGACGTGAGGTTCGAAGTTACGATTTGTTGCGACGTGACTTCTCGGGCAATCTGCGAGACGGACGCATCGCGGCCCTCGTTGCCAAGCCCAGCTATTCATTTGAAGAAGACCACTACGCCGAATTCCAGGCGCTCGAAGCGCTCGTTGGCCACGAGAACGTGACTTGGGATGACGTCGACGCCACGCCCATCGAAGTCTTCGCAGCGGAATTAACGCTCACGCTTGTTCCCGTCGAGGTGGAAGGCGAAGAAGAATCGAGCCCGGAAAACGACGTCGTACTCGCCAATGAGGAAACCGCGAAATCCAACCTTCGCTTTCGTCCGCAATTGGAAGTCGCCGGGATTCGCGTGAACGTCGAAGATTGCGAAGTCATTCTTGGCCATTCCAGTCCCGTCGATCCGCTTGTCATTTTGGTAGACACCAAAGGCAATCGAATGGTGATCTGCCACCTTCGCGACCCCAAAGCCACTCGCATGATCCAGTACTTGGTGCGTAGTGACTTAAAGGACACGTTGCTTGATGCCGAAGCGGCTGCCAAATTTTCCGTTGGCAGTTCGACCGTCGACACACTCATTCGCGTCAATCTTCCGCCTCAACTTGCCGGTCCTATCGAGCCGGTTGAAGCGGAACTTGTCATGGAACTGCGACCGCGCCCCGGTGCAGGTCTGAGTTTGGCGATCGGCATGCATGATCCTCGCTTCCGCCAACTCGCCGTTCCCGGCGAAGCGCCGGACACGGTGCCTTGCCTGACGGATCTTGGTCCGGTTCGTCTGCAACGAGACCTAAAATCGGAACTCGATCGCACCTCGGCTGTTGTCCAGAAATTTGCATTGGATGCGCTTGCATCGGACGGTCACTTCCGTTGGGTCGCCACATCCGACGAGATCGCATTGGATCTACTCGCGGCGTTGTATCAGGCCGGTGAAGAAGCACCGCGACTAATTTGGCCCGAAGGTGAATCGTTGAAGGTTCGTGGTGAAATCACTCCTTCGGCTCTGCGAGTGCAAATTGAAGATCGCCGGGATTGGTTTGGCCTCGGTGGTACCGTTTCCCTTGACGGACGCGAAATCCCTCTTGAACAATTACTTGCTGCGGTGCGAGACAATCGCTCGCTCGTGCAGGTGGGTGATCGTGAGTTCTCGAAGATCTCCGATGCGTTCCGCAAACGTCTGCAACAACTCGGCGACACCGTCGTCAACGATCGTGGCGAAATGAAAATCGCTGATGCAGCGGTTCCTTCGGTGGTCGAACTATTCGGTGAAGACGTCTCGATCGAAGCCACCGCACGTTGGCATGCTTCGATTGCCAAGCTCGAATCGCTTGCGGATTGGAATCCGGACAAACCAGCAGGACTCGACGCGACACTTCGCGATTACCAGCTCGAAGGTTACCAATGGCTCGCTCGTTTGGCCGCCTGGGGCGTTGGCGGAGTATTGGCCGATGACATGGGCCTTGGAAAGACAGTCCAAACGCTTGCTGCGTTGATTGAACGAGGTCCCGATGGGCCCGCTTTGGTGGTCGCACCCACAAGCGTTGGTGACAACTGGGTCCGGGAAGCCATGCGTTTCGCGCCCTCGCTGAACGCTCACTTGTATCGCGATGCCGACCGTAAAAAGTTAGTGAAGTCGGCTGGTGATCACGACATCATCATCGTCAGCTATCAGTTGCTTCAGCGAGATGCCGAGATCTTCGCCACCCGAACATGGAACACACTGGTCCTCGACGAGGCACAGTTCGTTAAGAATTCACAAACCAAAACCGCGCGCGCGGTCCGTGCCATCAACGCTAACTGGCGACTTGGATTGTCAGGCACACCTTTGGAAAACCATCTTGGCGAATTGTGGAGCCTATTTCGAACATTGAGTCCTGGCTTACTTGGATCATGGGACCGATTCCGCAATCGGTTCGCCGATCCAATTGAACGACATAAGGATGACGAACGTCGCCAATCGCTTTCCCGCTTGGTGCGCCCATTCATACTTCGTCGAACCAAAGACAAAGTGCTCAAGGAATTGCCACCAAGAACTGAAATCACATTGCAAGCCGAACTCAGCAAGGGTGAACGTAAGCTCTACGAAGACGCCCGCGTTGCCGCGCTTGCTGAACTCAGCGGTGCAGCGAACAACGAATCGGGTGCGGCGGGTCAACAACGCATTCGTACGCTCGCGTGGTTGACGCGACTTCGCCAACTTTCGTGTCACCCACGATTGGTGGAAAGTTCGTGGAAGAAAAGTTCGGCTAAAATGGATCTGTTTGTTTCATTGGTCCAAGAACTACGCGAGGGCAACCACCGTGCCCTCGTGTTCAGTCAGTTCGTCAAACACCTCAAGCTCATTCGCGAAGCGCTCGACGAGGCTGGCGTGACCTATCAATACCTTGACGGGGCAACACCGGCGAAGGAACGCAGCCGTCGAGTGGACGCGTTCCAGGATGGCGAGGGTGACCTGTTCTTGATCTCGTTGAAAGCCGGTGGCACCGGTTTGAACCTAACCGCCGCCGACTATGTGCTGCACTTGGATCCCTGGTGGAATCCGGCGGTGGAAGACCAGGCGACTGACCGTGCTCACCGCATCGGCCAAGAACGCCCGGTCACGGTTTACCGCCTCGTATCGGCGGGCACGATCGAGGAACAGATTCTCGAACTTCATGCCGACAAACGAAAGCTTGTTGCGGGAATCCTCGACGGCACCGACTACGCCGGCAAAATGGACACGGCTGAACTGATCGACCTGATTCGCGAGGGAGCCGGAGAGTAG
- a CDS encoding multiheme c-type cytochrome, translated as MTRWALNSSVLFTQVMSIGVAFALTTTTGWSQEGSENKSQDFRFSIVAPATDEPESETSTKMLSSHQGYVGTQKCVACHQEQYASYLQTSHSKTVAITDAKQEPPAASFHHEASDRDYEVIHRGDVLLHAESLVNDAGVTVARTELPITYSFGSGLHAKTYVCEDKDFLVESPITWYRGEHLGWGMSPGYDRLGHLSFQRLVKQACVYCHVGQIDRLEGNPSRFEIVEQTVSCERCHGPGESHIARYESSSPASKTDNIVNPKELTRELSEAICHQCHLAGVTTVESSVHSPWEFRPGEKITKYRTDYQYELDGDTMNIVGHVEQMHASKCYQETSTLTCITCHDPHHPPTPENSVDIYRQACLDCHALDACGIDHDERIAKNNDDCSKCHMPAAKTNVTHVAFHHHRIGIHTESVDHVPRTSDVLIPVVDDPDLPEQERKRRLAIAMYQQLDATHGTPDAPKPRDIAMYELFQLYQAGVEDATITTALAEDAFESGYSEISKSLAEKSLQYQPRPAEERLDALRILGRIALARQDNVAALKYYRELVSQTRNANDHYYLGLSEQNNKNSDRAIASLERSIELEPLMTSAHQALQAIYTSLGNLQLATFHADKAKQLDEYAAEVLASD; from the coding sequence ATGACCCGATGGGCTCTGAACTCTTCGGTTTTGTTCACGCAAGTAATGAGCATTGGGGTCGCGTTTGCCCTGACAACTACCACTGGTTGGAGCCAAGAGGGTTCAGAAAACAAGTCGCAGGACTTTCGCTTCAGCATTGTCGCTCCCGCCACTGACGAACCAGAGAGCGAAACATCAACGAAAATGCTTTCGTCTCATCAGGGTTACGTTGGCACTCAAAAGTGTGTGGCTTGCCATCAAGAACAATACGCCAGCTACCTGCAAACTAGTCACAGCAAGACCGTCGCCATAACCGACGCAAAGCAGGAACCGCCCGCTGCCAGCTTTCACCATGAAGCGTCGGACCGTGATTACGAAGTGATTCATCGGGGTGACGTGTTATTGCACGCGGAAAGCTTGGTCAATGATGCGGGGGTCACCGTGGCTCGTACCGAGTTGCCGATCACTTACTCCTTTGGGTCTGGTTTACACGCAAAGACTTATGTCTGCGAGGACAAAGACTTCCTGGTGGAATCGCCAATCACGTGGTACCGCGGTGAACATCTTGGCTGGGGAATGTCGCCGGGTTACGACCGGTTGGGGCACCTCTCTTTTCAACGCTTAGTAAAACAAGCATGCGTCTATTGCCATGTTGGACAAATCGATCGGCTTGAGGGCAATCCATCTCGGTTTGAAATTGTCGAACAAACGGTTAGTTGTGAACGCTGTCACGGGCCAGGCGAATCACATATCGCAAGATACGAAAGCAGTAGTCCGGCTTCGAAAACCGACAACATCGTCAACCCTAAAGAATTGACGCGGGAGTTGAGCGAAGCAATTTGCCATCAGTGTCACCTCGCAGGTGTCACCACGGTGGAATCGAGCGTCCATTCCCCTTGGGAATTTCGGCCAGGCGAGAAGATCACCAAGTACCGTACGGATTACCAATACGAACTCGACGGTGACACCATGAACATCGTTGGGCATGTGGAACAAATGCATGCCAGCAAGTGTTACCAAGAAACGAGCACGTTGACGTGCATCACGTGTCACGACCCTCACCATCCGCCGACGCCGGAAAACAGCGTCGACATTTACCGACAAGCGTGTCTAGATTGCCACGCCCTTGATGCGTGTGGCATTGATCACGACGAACGGATCGCCAAGAACAACGATGATTGTTCCAAATGCCACATGCCAGCCGCCAAGACAAATGTCACTCACGTTGCGTTTCATCATCACCGCATCGGCATCCATACCGAGAGCGTCGATCATGTTCCAAGAACGAGTGACGTCCTGATCCCCGTTGTCGACGACCCTGATCTTCCGGAGCAAGAACGAAAGCGTCGTCTCGCCATCGCAATGTATCAACAACTTGACGCGACACATGGCACACCGGACGCTCCCAAGCCACGCGACATCGCAATGTATGAACTTTTCCAACTCTACCAAGCTGGGGTAGAAGACGCGACGATTACAACTGCGCTTGCCGAAGATGCCTTTGAGTCAGGCTACTCGGAAATCTCAAAATCGTTGGCCGAAAAATCATTGCAGTACCAGCCACGTCCGGCGGAGGAACGCTTAGACGCTCTCCGAATACTCGGTCGCATTGCACTCGCTCGGCAGGACAACGTAGCGGCGCTTAAATATTATCGCGAATTGGTCTCTCAAACTCGCAATGCGAACGACCACTACTATTTGGGCCTAAGCGAACAGAACAATAAGAACAGCGATCGAGCCATCGCATCGCTTGAACGATCCATCGAGCTTGAACCGCTGATGACCTCGGCCCATCAAGCGCTGCAAGCCATTTACACCTCGCTCGGCAACCTGCAGTTGGCAACGTTTCATGCTGACAAGGCGAAACAACTCGATGAGTACGCAGCAGAAGTGTTGGCGAGCGATTGA